GGGGGTCGTGGATGCCTTGGCGCCGGTCGGCGTGGCAGGGGAGAACTGGCCGCCGGTCATGCCGTAGATCTTGTTGTTGAGGATGATGTAGGTCATGTCGATATTGCGGCGGCAGGCGTGGATGAAATGGTTGCCGCCGATGGCGGTGCCGTCGCCGTCGCCGCCCACCAGGATTACATTCATCTCCGGTTTGGCCAACTTGACGCCGGTGGCGAAAGCTGCGGCGCGGCCGTGGGCGGTATGCAGGGTGCAGCAGTCCATATAGCCGGGAAGACGGGATGCACAGCCGATGCCTGAGACAATGGCGGTGTTTTTGGTATCCAGTTGCAACGAATCAATCGCCCGGATGAGCCCCTTCATGACGATGCCGTGGCCGCAGCCGGGACACCAGATGTGGGGCAGTTTGCCGGGACGAATATACTTATCGTAATCAAAAGCCATGGTTATTTAACCTCCTTGATCTTCGCGACAATCTGATCGGGATTGATCGGCTCACCGTCAACGCGGAAGATGCCGAGGACCGGAACCTTACCCTGGGCGCATCGTTCGACCTCTCCGGTGCACATGCCCAGGTTCATCTCCGGGGTTACGAAACCCTTGACCTTGCCGGCCAGGGCCTTGAGCTGCTTGTCCGGAAACGGCCAGAAGGTCTTGATGCGGAACATGCCGGCCTTGATACCCTGCTCGCGGGCCGCATTGACGGCATAGCGGGCGGAGCGGGAGGTGGAGCCGTAGGCGATGACCGCGACTTCGGCGTCATCCAGCAGATATTCCTCGAAGGTGACGATATCGTCCACGTTGGCGTTAACCTTGCGGACCTGACGTTCCTCTTCGGCCTGGACAATCTCGGCCTTGGTAGTGGGGAAACCGTCCTGCATCTTGTTGAGGCCGGTGACATGGAATTTGTAGCCGGTGCCGTACGAGGCCAGGGGCGGCACATCGCCGAAGCTGGTGTCGTAGGGCTTGTACTGCTCGGGGGGGACGGTCGGCGCCTTGCGGGGCACAACCTCGATCTCGCCCGGCTCGGGGAAGACGATACGCTCACGCATATGGGCCACGATCTCGTCCGGCATGACCATGACCGGTGTGCGGTACTTTTCGGAGAGGTTGAAGGCGCGAATGATCTCTTCGTAGGTCTCCTGCACCGAGGCCGGCACCAGCAAGATTGCCGGGTGATCGCCATGGGTGCCCCACTTGGCGGACATCACGTCCGACTGGCTCGGTCCGGTGGGCATACCGGTGGAGGGGCCGCCACGCATGACGTTGTAGATAACGCAGGGAATCTCGGCGATGCATCCGTAGCCGATCAATTCCTGCTTGAGGGAAAGACCGGGGCCGGAGGTGGCGGTCAGAACCTTGGAACCGGCCAGGGAGGCGCCCAGGACGGCCGCCATGGCGCCGATCTCATCCTCCATCTGGATAAATTTGCCGCCCAGCTTGGGAAGTTCCAAGGAACAGACTTCCGCGACCTCTGTCGAGGGTGTGATCGGGTATCCGGCGAAAAAGTTGCAGCCGGCGTAGATGGCGCCGTGGGCTGCGGCCTCGTTACCCTGAAGAAACGCTACTTTTTTTGCCACTGTTCATTCCTCCCGTAAAATTAGTCAGTTATAACTTTTATTGCGAAATCGGGGCACCTCAGTTCGCACTGCATGCATTTGATGCAGGCTTCCAGGTTCTTGACGGAGGCGACAAAGCCCTTCATCTCAAGAACCTTGGTGGGGCAGAATTCCACACAGATGTGGCACCCCTTGCAGTACTTTTCGATAATCTCGATCTTTGGCAGTGTTTTTTCCATCTGGAAAGACTCCTTTATTCCGTAGTAAATAGTGTGAAATATCAGGCCAAATGTGGCAAAAGAAGGGCGCTAGCCCTTCTTTTGCATTTCCAAACAAGAGCCTGACTCGCTTCCGAGAACTATTTGAGGCTGTCGACCAGGCTTTTGACCGCAGCGACAG
The genomic region above belongs to Oryzomonas sagensis and contains:
- a CDS encoding 2-oxoacid:acceptor oxidoreductase subunit alpha → MAKKVAFLQGNEAAAHGAIYAGCNFFAGYPITPSTEVAEVCSLELPKLGGKFIQMEDEIGAMAAVLGASLAGSKVLTATSGPGLSLKQELIGYGCIAEIPCVIYNVMRGGPSTGMPTGPSQSDVMSAKWGTHGDHPAILLVPASVQETYEEIIRAFNLSEKYRTPVMVMPDEIVAHMRERIVFPEPGEIEVVPRKAPTVPPEQYKPYDTSFGDVPPLASYGTGYKFHVTGLNKMQDGFPTTKAEIVQAEEERQVRKVNANVDDIVTFEEYLLDDAEVAVIAYGSTSRSARYAVNAAREQGIKAGMFRIKTFWPFPDKQLKALAGKVKGFVTPEMNLGMCTGEVERCAQGKVPVLGIFRVDGEPINPDQIVAKIKEVK
- a CDS encoding 4Fe-4S binding protein, producing the protein MEKTLPKIEIIEKYCKGCHICVEFCPTKVLEMKGFVASVKNLEACIKCMQCELRCPDFAIKVITD
- a CDS encoding 2-oxoacid:ferredoxin oxidoreductase subunit beta, whose translation is MAFDYDKYIRPGKLPHIWCPGCGHGIVMKGLIRAIDSLQLDTKNTAIVSGIGCASRLPGYMDCCTLHTAHGRAAAFATGVKLAKPEMNVILVGGDGDGTAIGGNHFIHACRRNIDMTYIILNNKIYGMTGGQFSPATPTGAKASTTPYGNPDPPFDIAKLAIGAGATFVARGTAYHATQIDKLIAEAIQHKGFSVVEILDDCPTTYGRRNKFKSVIEMMNHLKETAVPVKAAEKMTAEQLQGKVLTGVLYKEEKPEYTTEYAKVIERAQAK